The nucleotide window CCGGggcgcatcatcatcgtccaccaccaccgcccacttCCAACCCCATCGGCCATCGCTATCGCGCCCGCCCCATCGATTCAAGCATCAGTCTCAATTGCTCCCATCGACACTCGACCGTCCTCGGCGCTCTAACatatttttttctctctcgcCAGCCCTCCCGATGCGATTCGAGCAGGGGAGTAACCTCTAAGCGACGggcctccctccctcacGCCGCTGCCTGCGGGCAGCAGCTCACCCATCCAAATGGCGCCCACTGTCGCCGCTGCTTCGGCAGTGTCGGTCGCGACCAAGGCGAAACGCCCCATACCTCCGGGCATACAAACAAGCGGCGCCGTGATCACGTCACGCTCCTCGCCGTCACCATCCATATCAGCCAAGCGAGCCCCCTCGGCCGTCCGCCAACCCTCGATTCCCCCAACCGCTAACGgcaccaccccatcatcagcccGACCCCCAAACCGGGCACGGCGAGAAGCCTCAGCACAAATACTGGGTAGGGGCCAGAGGAGTGCAGGCCTTAGATCGGCCAGCCTCGTCCCGGACTCTGCGATATCCCCTACCCTGAcggaaccaccaccatacgGTATGCATAGCGCGCTGCATGCGCTCGTTGATGTTGCCGTATATGCTAACTCGAACTGCAGTGGTAACTGATGAGTACATTTTGAAAAAATACGCCGGGAACCCGCCCTCCCTCATCGTGCATCTATTTCAAACGCATTGGCGATTTGATCAACAAGAGGGCATGTTTCCATACAAATCGCCCATGAAGATCTTCCTCGACCACGTTCGGGAACGCACTGTCCCCAACGAGCTGCTGGGCTACCTGACCGAGGCGGGGGTTCCTTTCTATGAAGGATGCTTAATTGTGCAGGTACATGATCACAAGACAGCCACCCAGCAGGTCAAAGACGTTGCTCGGCCGACCTCTGCTCCCTCGAACTCCAAGTCGATGCCGACGCCCTTCTCGATTCACAACTACAACCAGTGTCTCACGCCATCCTCGTATGTCCCTTACCCAGAAGAGAACCTCAAGGCGAGCGGGGCGGCTGTGCCGGCCAGCGACTCGGACAGCAAACGAAAAACGGCCGAGGAAAAAGATAAGGAAAACATGCCGGCCCCGAGCGCGCCCATAGATCAGAAGAGTAAAGGACCAGTAAAGCCCAAGATCATCACGGTTGTGCTGCACCCAACACAGCATAGTTTGCATACAGATCTTATGATTAAGGCCAGCACCCCCCGAGGAGCTTCAGAGTCACGCGCTGATGGAGCTGTTCCTCCGACACCTCACGGAGCTGTGCCTCATACCCCTATGGCTGGTAGCATGCCCCCTCCGgccaagaaacagaaacGAGAGAAAATGGAACTGGACTCGAGCAACATCTACGTTGCCGAATCGCAGATTCTCTTGGCAACAACGGCGCCCTTGGACCTCGAGCCTACAAAGAATGCCGAGGAAACAATAGCCAAGCTCGAGCAGCTCGCGCACCCCGACCACTCGCACAAACCACCAGAGCCCAAGACTCGCAAAAGAACCGTGGCGGAGATGGCGGCCGacgaagcagcagcggctcAGCAAGAGCGCTACATGCTCATTCTCGATGAGCGTGCGTCTTCCAAACTGGGTGGTGCTCAAACGGGGGGCAGCGGTGCAGATGGGGATGGCCAAGCGGCAGCTTCCACGTGGGAGCCTAGATTTGAACGCTTCAAGGTCATTGAGAACATCCAGAAGGAACatgcggccaagaaggaggcaGAAAAGCTCAAGCAGGCCGAAAACGAACGCAAGCTCCAGCTGGctaagcagcagcaggagcaacaAGCTGCTGTTTTGCACGCTCAACAAGCGCAGCAAGCCCAACAGGCGCAACAAgccgaggagaggagaagaaaagagcagGCGGCAATGCTGCAAAAACAAGAGGCACAGAGGCGAATGcaacaagcccaagcccaagcccaggCTCAACAAGCGGCTCAAGCAGCTCAGCAGCTGGCTCAGGCTCAGCAGCaggctcaacaacaggctcaacaacaggctcaacaacaagccaggGCTCAGCAAGCCCAGGCTCTggctcagcagcaagctcaacaagcccAGGCGCAGCAGGcggctcaacaacaggcgCAGCAGAACCAGGGAATGCAAAATATGGGCACTCCCAATGCTCAGCACAGTCCGATGGCCGGCGGCATGGGCAACGGCATGCCCGTCAGCATGGCACCCCAGGCCCAGGCGCGTTTTGCCCAAGTCTCACAGCCACAAGCCTCGTCCCCTATCATCCGCCAGAATACTCCCCAAGCGGCATCGTCGCCCATGGTTCAAGGTGTTCCCATGCAGCATTCCAACTCCAGCATGGGCCAAGCTGCAAGCCCACCCCGACCTTCATCTGTGGTGCAAAACCACCCAATGGCTGCTCCCATGGCTCCCAGCATGTCGGCACGTGGAAGCCAGCAGAGCCATGCTGCTGGTACCCCTAGGATGCATTCTGCAACTCCCAATATGGCCCAAGCAACACCAATGACGCGACCCATGGCGGTGCCGACGCCAAGGATGTCCCAAGCAAGCCCACCACCCGGTGTCTTGACTCCTCAGGCCATGGGACAAGCGATGTTGATGAACGCCCAAGGCATGGCGGGTATGCCAAATGTCAACATCCAGTCCACAGCTCAGCAGATTGCGGCTCAGCAGCGAATGATgcaacagcggcagcaaaTGGGGATGCAAAGCGGGGGTGCCGTGCCTTTGAATCAAATGCAgttccagcaacaacaggcgATGCTACAGCGGCAGCTTATgcttcagcaacagcagcagcgtggGCAAATGATGACACAGGGCAACCAGGCTCTCGCAGCCAACTATGCGCAGCAGTTGAACAACATGCAGCAACAAGCAGGAATGCAGATGACACCCCAACAGCGCCAGATGCTCATGGCTCAGTCAATGGCGGCAGCCCAACAACAGAACCCTAACATGATGGCGATGAACGGCATGACGCCACAGCAGGTGGCTCAAATGCAACAAATTCAGTTACAGCAACAgatccagcagcaacaacaattGCAGGCCCAGCAGAGggcccagcaacagcaacagcagcagcagcagcagcagccaacgCCCCAGCAGATGCAAATGCACGCTCTGCTTCAGCAACCCCAGGTTCAGAGCCAGATTACCAACCACTCGAACGCTCTATTTACCAAGAGACTGCCCGAGCTCGCTCAACGTTATGGTGGAAATGCGCAAGCAATTCCACAGGAAGAGTTGGCACAATTCAAGGCGCAGTGTCAACAGCAGGCGGTTGGTCTTGTGACGAGAACGTATGCGCAGAGGAACATGCAGATGCAGGCACAGCGGGCTCAGGCGGCGGCAATGCAGGGAATGATGCAGCAGGGGATGTAACGGGCTGTGAATATGGGGGGATGTTGCTGTTAAGGGGGTCTCAGGTATGGGGAACATACTTATATCAAATCATACTcaaaaagagggggggggtggttgtttttCATTTGGAGTTTTGCGGGGACAAGGCAAGCGGTGTTTACAcggtgtggttggttggttccAGAAAGCTAGGAATCTGGCTCTCTGGCTTTTTTATCGTTTCTTTTATCATTCCGTTGcttcttattttttttttcacagCCAGGCTTCCCATATTTTGGGGAAACGGCTAAGACTATATACCCTGGGTTTATCAATTAGGGCatttttggtttgttgtttaccccttcacccccccctttttttttagtaACTAAAGAGCGATGAATGAAAAAAgcgaagaaggaagggggttagttggtttggtttggttgtcagcggatggtgatgagggcgaTGGGAATGGGGTTGTCAGAAATGTTCATTGCTGCTGGTACTACTACTCCCACTACtcctactactactactaccactactactactacttGTGTATTTTGTACTGTTGGATTGGAaatgggaaagggggtggggaaagGGATAAGGtagggaaggaaggggttgtGTGTCAATTTGGGGCATAGTATGTATTTACAAGATGAATCTAATGCCTGTGGTAGATGTGATTTGTGAGTTTCCAGTGTCGTGACTTAATTGGGGTGAGGTTAAAGGTTACACGTGACAGGTCACGAGTGAGTGGCTGATTAATGTGCGGTTGGTTTGGGTTCAAGACGCACGGACCATAAGGCGTCGCGTTTCGGGGTGTGTGCTATGACGGAATAGTGCTGgtgcctctctctctctcttcccgtCGTTGTGAGCAGCAGCTGCAGAAAGAGAGGCGTGGATCTACTGTTGTTCGCTTTTTTATTTTAGCTTCAACAAGAAAGCTTCTTGCTGTTGCGAACATCATTTCCCTATTTTACGCCCACTTCTCCTCTCACTCACCaggcctttttttcttcaagTTATTTATCAGCACTAAGGCTTTTTGCTATTTTCGTATCTTTCTTCTAGCTGCCGTTGcgaccaaccaaccaaccgaGCCGGAACACAACGATCGcatcaacacacacacacaaaaagaTGAGATCAACATCATggctcctgctgctgtcgtccTCGATGGCAGTGATGATAACAgcatcccccgcccccgccgccgcaaaGTTCAACTGCGAGAAGCTTCCCGTCGACGGGCACACCTACAACTTCAAGGAGCTTTCGGGGCCGCACACGGTCGTCACGAGCGAGTTTCTTGCGCCGAGTTACCACAACACGACGTACACGATTGATTTGTGTGGGGGGTTGAAATCAAAGActgggggggaaggggagaggtgTCCTGAGGGGACGAGGGGTGAGTTTTACACGACGTCTGCTAAAACGGACGAGGGCTGACTGAGAATTAGTATGCGCGATCAAGCACAAGTGGGACCCGAAAGCGGACAAGGCGACGGTGGATCACTTTGTGCCTAttgtggtggagaagaaggatggtgGGTTTGAGTGGGAGGCTAAGAGGTTACCTGCTGAGGAGGCAAAGGggaatggtgatgaggatgagaaaaaggaggggctGAGGATTGCCCTCAAGGGGGGGAAGTATCTTGGGAGACAGCAgcagacggtggtggagtttaGGTGTTCGCGTCTCAaaggggatgaggaggagtgggataGTAAGAAGTTGGTTGAGTATCAGAGGGtgaacaagaggaggagggcggaagatgagggggatgatgggttcAGCACGCCGGAGCATCAGCTCaggaaggagggggcggcgctggtttgggaggggtataagagtgatggggaggttgatacGTTGGCTTTGACGTGGTATACCAAGTTTGTTTGTGACAAGGCTGTGGGGGATGAGccggagaaggggaaggagccGGAgaaaggtgggggggagagtgCGCATTGGGGTTTTTTTACTTGGTTTGTGGTTTTGTGAGTATCTTTTGCTCCATTTGGGGGGTCGTAATGAATGGGTTTGCTAACGTGGGATTGAACAGGGTTTTTCTCGGCATCGCAACGTACCTCATCTTTGGCTCGTGGCTCAACTACAACCGGTATGGCGCTCGGGGGTGGGATTTGCTTCCCCATGGTGACACGCTCAGGGATGTCCCGTACCTGCTCAAGGACTGGATGCGG belongs to Podospora bellae-mahoneyi strain CBS 112042 chromosome 6, whole genome shotgun sequence and includes:
- a CDS encoding hypothetical protein (EggNog:ENOG503NVIB; COG:S); the encoded protein is MAPTVAAASAVSVATKAKRPIPPGIQTSGAVITSRSSPSPSISAKRAPSAVRQPSIPPTANGTTPSSARPPNRARREASAQILGRGQRSAGLRSASLVPDSAISPTLTEPPPYVVTDEYILKKYAGNPPSLIVHLFQTHWRFDQQEGMFPYKSPMKIFLDHVRERTVPNELLGYLTEAGVPFYEGCLIVQVHDHKTATQQVKDVARPTSAPSNSKSMPTPFSIHNYNQCLTPSSYVPYPEENLKASGAAVPASDSDSKRKTAEEKDKENMPAPSAPIDQKSKGPVKPKIITVVLHPTQHSLHTDLMIKASTPRGASESRADGAVPPTPHGAVPHTPMAGSMPPPAKKQKREKMELDSSNIYVAESQILLATTAPLDLEPTKNAEETIAKLEQLAHPDHSHKPPEPKTRKRTVAEMAADEAAAAQQERYMLILDERASSKLGGAQTGGSGADGDGQAAASTWEPRFERFKVIENIQKEHAAKKEAEKLKQAENERKLQLAKQQQEQQAAVLHAQQAQQAQQAQQAEERRRKEQAAMLQKQEAQRRMQQAQAQAQAQQAAQAAQQLAQAQQQAQQQAQQQAQQQARAQQAQALAQQQAQQAQAQQAAQQQAQQNQGMQNMGTPNAQHSPMAGGMGNGMPVSMAPQAQARFAQVSQPQASSPIIRQNTPQAASSPMVQGVPMQHSNSSMGQAASPPRPSSVVQNHPMAAPMAPSMSARGSQQSHAAGTPRMHSATPNMAQATPMTRPMAVPTPRMSQASPPPGVLTPQAMGQAMLMNAQGMAGMPNVNIQSTAQQIAAQQRMMQQRQQMGMQSGGAVPLNQMQFQQQQAMLQRQLMLQQQQQRGQMMTQGNQALAANYAQQLNNMQQQAGMQMTPQQRQMLMAQSMAAAQQQNPNMMAMNGMTPQQVAQMQQIQLQQQIQQQQQLQAQQRAQQQQQQQQQQQPTPQQMQMHALLQQPQVQSQITNHSNALFTKRLPELAQRYGGNAQAIPQEELAQFKAQCQQQAVGLVTRTYAQRNMQMQAQRAQAAAMQGMMQQGM
- the ATG27 gene encoding type II membrane protein (COG:U; EggNog:ENOG503NU76) — translated: MRSTSWLLLLSSSMAVMITASPAPAAAKFNCEKLPVDGHTYNFKELSGPHTVVTSEFLAPSYHNTTYTIDLCGGLKSKTGGEGERCPEGTRVCAIKHKWDPKADKATVDHFVPIVVEKKDGGFEWEAKRLPAEEAKGNGDEDEKKEGLRIALKGGKYLGRQQQTVVEFRCSRLKGDEEEWDSKKLVEYQRVNKRRRAEDEGDDGFSTPEHQLRKEGAALVWEGYKSDGEVDTLALTWYTKFVCDKAVGDEPEKGKEPEKGGGESAHWGFFTWFVVLVFLGIATYLIFGSWLNYNRYGARGWDLLPHGDTLRDVPYLLKDWMRRVLNTIQSSGSRGGYSAV